A window of Loxodonta africana isolate mLoxAfr1 chromosome 3, mLoxAfr1.hap2, whole genome shotgun sequence genomic DNA:
GCTGTGGCTGAGAGCAAGCTCTACTGTCTACTCCAGAGCAGAGCTGGTTCTCAAGGACCCGCGACACCACAGGCCTTGAGAAAGGGTCTTCTCTGCAGCCTGAACCCAAGGTGCCAAGGAGGGACCCTGCCGAGCCCGGGGTGGCCTTGAGGtgaggagagggagaaggaggaaCAGATGTGGTGCCCTAAGCCACCCACTCGCCCGCCTGCTCGccaccactgtgccgccagagcGCACCTACGTGCTCCTCGGTGACGGGGACGGTGGGGAGGGCctggattttctctttgtctgcAGGTGGGGGGCCCGTGTTTTCAAACTGATTGAGGAGCTGAAAGACAAGAGGCAAGAGCGCTGGGAGCTCCAGCCGTGGGGCCTCCGCTGCCCCCACCACAGAGATGCCATCGTCCAGTGCCCTCGGCCCTCTGGGCTCTGAGATGCAAGGCGGGGTCACCTGCAAAAGCCCAGGCCACTGTCTGTCTTGGGCCCCCTGCCCAAGGGCAGAGCCCTCCCCCTGCAGCCTGTGCCAGGTCAGAGGTCACCCTCCCCCACACAAGGTCCTATGACACATAACAAATTCTAAAATGCCCGAGAAGGAGGAGACTGTGTGGACACAGCGCGGTTTCAGAAACGTTAAGGAAACCACAAGTTGCAGGTTGAGGACATGGTGTCGTCTGTGCCCCTGGGTGCTGGGACCACTCTGGGGGCCCTGAGCTCTCtaccctgagcagcacaggtccCTGTTGCACCCACCGAAAGCAAGCCACGCCCACCCCGACATGACCCACACCCAGATACAGCTGGAGGGAGGCCGGGAAGCACCACcagtcccccaccccaccccataccTGTGTAATGATGGCATCCAGGCCATTGGCCCCCCAAGCGTAGTCCATGGGGTTTGAGTGCAGGACGCCCCTGGGGGCAGAGAGGCCCAGGGTCAGTGTGGCTAGGGGCATGGGAAGTGATGCAGGGGTGGCACACGGGGCAGGGGTGCCCACCTACTCACCAGGGGCCCAGGCCCAGGTTGGGGATGGTGGCAGGAGTGATGATACCATTGACCAGCTGCTGGATGATCCTGGAACAGAGCGAGGGGCCTGGTCACGACCGGAAGGGGGAAGACACAGGACGGGACGTGGGGAGCTCAGACTGCTAGCAAGCCAAGCGGCGCTGGGATCCGCCAGCTCAACGCAGGTTCTAGTGGTTAGCTGTTCAGCAGTAGAAGCAAAGGCCCACTGAGCCCAGAGAGCGCGGATAGAGCCCGCCGCCCGGCCTTGCTCACCCTTCCAGCGTCGGGACGCCCTCGTGCCGGCTGGTGGTGCGCCGGGCGGTAAGGCGGGCGCGGGGCTGCCGGGCACCATAGCGGTGCCGGGACGGATGCTCCCGCTCCCGCCGGCTCTCGGGGTCCCGGCTGTCATCAGGCTGCGCCCCAGGGGTGAACGTGGGGATCTCGAAGCTGTCGTCAAAGATGCCGAAAGCAAACTGCCCATAGCTCTGTGGCAGCGTGAACAGGTGCTGGTCCACGTTCTGCAGACAGGGAGGCAGTGATGAGAACGTGTTAGCCTGCGTGTGGGGCGGCCAtgcctcagtgtccccagctgtGAGGTACCACACCCCCACTCACCTCGAGCGGCTGCCTGCTCTGGTCTGTGGGGGCTGTGGAGGGGGCAGGACCGCTTTCCGTACTCCTGTGGGGGTAGTGGGTGTCAGTGTGGGGAGTCACCAGCCCTAATCATCAGACATTTAGACTACGGCTGCCTCACCACCTGACCCTGTGGTCACCAGACTAGGAACCTGGACCCTGCATGCAGAGGCCCTGATAATGGGACGTGTAGACCATGGCTGCCTTATCACC
This region includes:
- the RNF126 gene encoding E3 ubiquitin-protein ligase RNF126 isoform X1 produces the protein MAEASPQPGRYFCHCCLVEIVPRLPDYICPRCESGFIEELLEETRSTESGPAPSTAPTDQSRQPLENVDQHLFTLPQSYGQFAFGIFDDSFEIPTFTPGAQPDDSRDPESRREREHPSRHRYGARQPRARLTARRTTSRHEGVPTLEGIIQQLVNGIITPATIPNLGLGPWGVLHSNPMDYAWGANGLDAIITQLLNQFENTGPPPADKEKIQALPTVPVTEEHVGSGLECPVCKDDYALGESVRQLPCNHLFHNDCIVPWLEQHDSCPVCRKSLTGQNTATNPPGLTGVSFSSSSSSSSSSSPSNENAASNS
- the RNF126 gene encoding E3 ubiquitin-protein ligase RNF126 isoform X2, translated to MAEASPQPGRYFCHCCLVEIVPRLPDYICPRCESGFIEELLEETRSTESGPAPSTAPTDQSRQPLENVDQHLFTLPQSYGQFAFGIFDDSFEIPTFTPGAQPDDSRDPESRREREHPSRHRYGARQPRARLTARRTTSRHEGVPTLEGIIQQLVNGIITPATIPNLGLGPWGVLHSNPMDYAWGANGLDAIITQLLNQFENTGPPPADKEKIQALPTVPVTEEHVPGLNALCARMITPWARACASCPATISSTMTASCPGWSSTTVALSAGRASQDRTQLPTPRG
- the RNF126 gene encoding E3 ubiquitin-protein ligase RNF126 isoform X4, with protein sequence MAEASPQPGRYFCHCCLVEIVPRLPDYICPRCESGFIEELLEETRSTESGPAPSTAPTDQSRQPLENVDQHLFTLPQSYGQFAFGIFDDSFEIPTFTPGAQPDDSRDPESRREREHPSRHRYGARQPRARLTARRTTSRHEGVPTLEGIIQQLVNGIITPATIPNLGLGPWGVLHSNPMDYAWGANGLDAIITQLLNQFENTGPPPADKEKIQALPTVPVTEEHVGSGLECPVCKDDYALGESVRQLPCNHLFHNDCIVPWLEQLAQQRERSQ
- the RNF126 gene encoding E3 ubiquitin-protein ligase RNF126 isoform X3 → MAEASPQPGRYFCHCCLVEIVPRLPDYICPRCESGFIEELLEETRSTESGPAPSTAPTDQSRQPLENVDQHLFTLPQSYGQFAFGIFDDSFEIPTFTPGAQPDDSRDPESRREREHPSRHRYGARQPRARLTARRTTSRHEGVPTLEGIIQQLVNGIITPATIPNLGLGPWGVLHSNPMDYAWGANGLDAIITQLLNQFENTGPPPADKEKIQALPTVPVTEEHVPGLNALCARMITPWARACASCPATISSTMTASCPGWSSSPSNENAASNS